A region of Fibrobacter succinogenes subsp. succinogenes S85 DNA encodes the following proteins:
- a CDS encoding type II secretion system F family protein, which translates to MAEFLYKAQNSQGNSFEGTLEAKDRAEAEALLLRRRLIITSLKKKPTEIKIKIGSGIKTEDITRFTRMFSSMCSAGLPMLQCLNILEAQCENPELKNVVHKLTQSINGGSSLADALAQHPKVFDSLYCNMVAAGEAGGILEGILARLAETLENNQRLKRKVKKALTYPIMVIIVGIVVVIALMTFVVPTFAEQFAALDAELPAPTQVVMNISDFIRNNGAFMFIGVIIIIFAYKMIMRIPQAQFAMDKFTLKVPKLGDLQIKSATAGFARTLGTLLNAGVSVMDALKVVATTAGNKVVEKAIYKISIGIAGGKSIAEPMEEVGIFPPMVIQMTGVGEKTGNLGGMLLKLADFYDEEVDAAVDAVVSMIEPLIIVFLGGAVGGLLIAMYMPMFSMGDAIKG; encoded by the coding sequence ATGGCTGAATTTTTGTACAAGGCCCAAAACTCGCAGGGTAATAGCTTTGAAGGTACGCTTGAAGCTAAGGACAGGGCCGAAGCCGAAGCCCTTTTGCTCCGCCGTCGCTTGATTATTACGAGCCTCAAGAAAAAACCGACCGAAATCAAGATTAAGATTGGTTCCGGCATCAAGACCGAAGACATCACCCGTTTTACGCGTATGTTCTCGTCCATGTGCTCGGCGGGTCTTCCAATGTTGCAGTGCTTGAACATTCTTGAAGCGCAGTGCGAAAACCCGGAACTCAAGAACGTTGTGCATAAGCTCACGCAGTCAATTAACGGCGGTTCTTCCTTGGCTGATGCCTTGGCGCAGCACCCGAAGGTTTTTGACTCCCTGTATTGCAACATGGTGGCTGCTGGTGAAGCGGGTGGTATTCTTGAAGGCATTCTGGCTCGTCTGGCAGAAACTCTTGAAAACAACCAGCGCCTCAAACGCAAGGTGAAAAAAGCTTTGACGTACCCGATCATGGTTATTATCGTGGGTATTGTCGTTGTGATTGCACTTATGACGTTCGTGGTGCCGACGTTCGCTGAACAGTTTGCTGCTCTTGATGCAGAACTCCCGGCCCCGACGCAAGTCGTGATGAATATTTCTGACTTTATACGCAACAACGGTGCGTTTATGTTTATTGGCGTTATCATTATCATTTTTGCCTACAAGATGATAATGCGAATACCGCAAGCGCAATTTGCAATGGACAAGTTTACGCTAAAAGTCCCAAAGCTAGGCGATTTGCAGATTAAGTCTGCGACGGCTGGCTTTGCTCGAACGCTCGGAACGCTTTTGAATGCTGGTGTGTCTGTGATGGATGCCTTGAAGGTTGTTGCGACAACCGCAGGTAACAAAGTTGTTGAAAAGGCAATTTATAAGATATCGATTGGTATTGCTGGTGGTAAGTCCATTGCCGAGCCGATGGAAGAAGTGGGCATTTTCCCGCCCATGGTGATCCAGATGACGGGCGTCGGTGAAAAGACTGGTAACTTGGGTGGTATGCTTTTGAAGCTCGCGGACTTCTATGATGAAGAAGTGGACGCCGCAGTTGATGCCGTCGTGAGTATGATTGAACCGCTCATCATCGTGTTCTTGGGCGGTGCCGTCGGTGGCCTCCTGATTGCAATGTATATGCCGATGTTTAGCATGGGCGACGCAATCAAGGGCTAA
- a CDS encoding type IV pilus twitching motility protein PilT gives MAYNIQDLLAEMVKRGASDLHITAGAPPLIRLSGKLTPIGENKLKPDETMRMTYSLMNEAQKKTFEQQKECDFSFGIANLARFRANAYLQRGCVALALRIIPLDIKTFKDLGLPKIMAEFTTRPSGLVLVTGATGSGKSTTLAAMIDKINKERHDHILTVEDPIEFLHKHQGCMINQREVGSDTHSFAQALKMALRQDPDVVLIGEMRDLETIRSALTIAETGHLTFATLHTNSCVQTINRVVDAFPKGEQQTVRTQLSFVLQGVICQTLLPKIGGGRVMAYEVMNVTPGIRALIRDDKVHQIESMIEIGQKFGMNTMNMCLCELVKNHKVDRFDALARSSSPDQLEQLFVKEGV, from the coding sequence ATGGCATATAACATTCAAGATCTTTTAGCAGAAATGGTCAAACGTGGGGCGTCCGACTTGCATATTACGGCCGGCGCACCCCCTCTTATTCGTCTTTCCGGCAAGCTTACCCCCATCGGGGAAAACAAGCTTAAGCCCGACGAAACCATGCGTATGACTTACAGCTTGATGAATGAAGCCCAGAAAAAGACTTTTGAACAGCAAAAGGAATGCGACTTTTCATTCGGTATTGCAAATCTTGCGCGATTCCGTGCGAACGCCTACTTGCAGCGTGGCTGTGTGGCGCTTGCCCTCCGTATTATTCCGCTTGATATCAAGACGTTTAAGGACCTCGGCCTCCCGAAGATTATGGCCGAATTTACGACACGTCCTTCTGGCCTTGTGCTTGTGACGGGTGCTACCGGTTCTGGTAAGTCCACGACCTTGGCTGCCATGATCGACAAGATTAACAAGGAACGTCACGACCACATTCTGACGGTTGAAGACCCGATCGAATTTTTGCATAAGCATCAGGGTTGCATGATCAACCAGCGTGAAGTCGGTAGCGATACGCATAGCTTTGCGCAGGCCCTCAAGATGGCTCTTCGTCAGGACCCGGACGTGGTGCTCATCGGCGAAATGCGTGACTTGGAAACGATCCGCTCGGCGCTTACGATTGCCGAAACGGGTCACTTGACTTTTGCAACGCTTCATACAAACTCTTGCGTGCAGACCATCAACCGTGTGGTCGACGCCTTCCCGAAGGGTGAACAGCAGACCGTGCGTACGCAGCTCTCGTTTGTGCTCCAGGGAGTTATCTGTCAGACCCTTTTGCCAAAGATTGGCGGTGGACGCGTGATGGCGTACGAAGTCATGAACGTGACGCCGGGTATCCGCGCTTTGATCCGTGATGACAAGGTTCACCAGATTGAATCCATGATTGAAATTGGTCAGAAGTTCGGCATGAACACGATGAACATGTGCTTGTGTGAACTTGTCAAGAACCACAAGGTCGATCGTTTTGACGCTCTTGCTCGTTCGTCGAGCCCGGATCAGTTGGAACAGTTGTTTGTAAAGGAAGGGGTGTAA
- a CDS encoding TlpA family protein disulfide reductase — MRSSTYKILAWVGAIIFLGFAFYAFEAKSRQRLNYPETVVNFTADDVMGGKSDYASEKGTATLIVLTASWCPSCRAELPILKQFNEEFGPKGLKILMIDEDDSKKVARKYKRSMDIPWTMLHWNYDALKALGSPGVIPVSYVVDKDDKVQHVDVGVLNELRVRHELKRLLGQ, encoded by the coding sequence ATGCGTTCATCCACTTATAAAATTCTCGCATGGGTAGGGGCAATTATTTTCCTCGGCTTCGCGTTTTATGCGTTCGAAGCCAAGTCCCGACAGCGCCTGAACTACCCAGAAACGGTCGTGAACTTCACGGCTGACGATGTGATGGGCGGCAAATCGGACTACGCAAGCGAGAAGGGGACTGCAACGCTTATTGTTTTAACCGCCTCCTGGTGTCCATCATGCCGGGCGGAACTTCCGATACTCAAGCAGTTCAACGAGGAATTTGGACCGAAGGGCCTCAAGATTCTGATGATTGACGAGGACGACTCCAAGAAGGTCGCCCGCAAGTACAAGAGAAGCATGGATATCCCGTGGACGATGCTCCACTGGAACTACGACGCGCTCAAGGCGCTAGGAAGCCCGGGTGTGATCCCCGTGAGCTATGTGGTCGACAAGGACGACAAGGTCCAGCACGTTGATGTCGGAGTGCTCAACGAACTGAGAGTCCGACACGAGCTAAAGCGACTGCTGGGACAGTAA
- the epmA gene encoding EF-P lysine aminoacylase EpmA: MENLNSGAFAPTCTRETWVKRQALMARVRDFFVRRNALEVETPVLSAYGGTDPQLDYFEIEDPKRFMMTSPEFHMKRLLAAKFGDIFQITKSFRKDEFGGHHNNEFSMVEWYRVGMIQDKLMDEVEDLVSEIIGTKLNARRTRWIDAFKNYAGVNPFCEKLTDFADACRAREIPVPEKSETLTREDWWDYLMVFLVEPALASNGPEFILDYPPSQAALAQTYVDNEGYTWARRFELFVNQVELCNGYTELTDPVEQRRRFYADLEIRKGMNKPLPPIDERFLAALESGMPACSGVALGLDRLFMLALGKEEIADVILFPSPIA, from the coding sequence ATGGAAAATTTGAACTCGGGCGCATTTGCGCCCACTTGCACGCGTGAAACTTGGGTCAAGCGCCAGGCGCTGATGGCCCGCGTCCGTGATTTCTTTGTTCGTCGTAATGCGCTCGAAGTCGAGACGCCTGTGCTTTCTGCATACGGTGGAACGGATCCGCAGCTCGATTACTTTGAGATTGAAGACCCGAAGCGGTTCATGATGACGAGCCCGGAATTTCACATGAAGCGCTTGCTCGCTGCAAAGTTCGGTGACATTTTCCAGATTACAAAGTCGTTCCGCAAGGATGAATTTGGCGGCCACCACAACAACGAGTTCTCGATGGTGGAATGGTACCGCGTGGGTATGATTCAGGACAAACTCATGGACGAAGTCGAAGACCTTGTGAGTGAAATTATTGGGACCAAACTAAATGCCCGCCGCACCCGCTGGATTGATGCTTTCAAGAATTACGCTGGCGTGAATCCGTTTTGTGAAAAGCTTACGGACTTTGCGGATGCTTGCCGCGCTCGCGAGATTCCCGTACCCGAAAAGAGCGAGACGCTCACGCGCGAAGACTGGTGGGACTATCTCATGGTCTTCCTCGTGGAACCTGCTCTCGCAAGTAATGGTCCCGAGTTCATCTTGGATTACCCGCCATCGCAGGCGGCTCTCGCACAGACGTACGTGGATAATGAAGGTTACACGTGGGCTCGCCGCTTTGAGCTTTTCGTGAACCAGGTGGAACTTTGCAATGGTTACACGGAACTTACGGACCCGGTGGAACAACGTCGCCGTTTCTATGCTGATTTGGAAATTCGTAAGGGGATGAACAAGCCCTTACCGCCTATTGACGAACGGTTCCTTGCTGCTCTTGAATCGGGTATGCCAGCTTGCTCTGGTGTGGCTCTCGGGCTCGACCGCCTGTTCATGCTCGCCCTCGGTAAAGAAGAAATCGCTGACGTGATCCTCTTCCCAAGCCCGATAGCGTGA
- a CDS encoding FISUMP domain-containing protein: MKNLFIASLVCSAILAQGSFAQEALRKAVDSNNWKKVKKIVNSGELEEIYCGKMSAKNATNIYGKHFKQMPDEAFAACPSQFAYGFGPKVCSMANAANACSGVIKYLLADGEKGSAKALKTLDEVAKAATKTKAFGKQSLVSVDTTVWKPCPKKGAARTKCIAQCKVDANSLMAIDHDVNCKTKPEQMVDKTIKVYKPSPVFASLREGLSEGFWKAPMSVAGTYAALAGKYAKVLSIPDTAVTGLHYVKSWAAKHKGASLPGGQLFRFCTAWKGKVDPILSEAGFSARCPVFKNFVDKRDKQVYKVKEIGGVDWFVENLNYNDPDGSICYDRDDANCKTFGRLYTQEAAKKACPAGYHLATDADWKKLEEYAGGARSAALKLKSNGSDDYAFTAMFGGYANKTGVCTTMGEGAYFWTADSEEDSRGKARTMFSSDKDVGSISVDPSFYLAVRCVAGAE, encoded by the coding sequence ATGAAGAATCTTTTTATAGCAAGTTTGGTTTGTTCTGCAATTTTGGCACAGGGTAGTTTTGCCCAAGAAGCGCTCCGCAAGGCCGTTGATTCCAACAACTGGAAAAAGGTGAAAAAGATTGTCAATTCCGGCGAACTTGAAGAAATCTATTGCGGTAAGATGTCTGCGAAGAATGCGACAAACATTTATGGCAAGCATTTCAAGCAGATGCCGGATGAAGCGTTTGCCGCTTGCCCGTCCCAGTTTGCGTATGGCTTTGGGCCGAAGGTGTGTTCGATGGCGAATGCCGCGAATGCCTGCTCGGGTGTCATCAAGTATTTGCTCGCCGATGGCGAGAAGGGGAGCGCAAAGGCTCTCAAGACGCTAGACGAGGTGGCTAAGGCTGCAACGAAGACGAAGGCTTTTGGAAAACAGTCGCTCGTGAGTGTTGATACGACGGTCTGGAAACCTTGCCCCAAGAAGGGTGCTGCACGAACAAAGTGCATTGCCCAGTGCAAGGTGGATGCGAATTCATTGATGGCGATTGACCATGATGTGAATTGCAAGACGAAACCTGAACAGATGGTGGACAAGACGATTAAGGTCTACAAACCGTCTCCGGTTTTTGCAAGCTTGCGCGAAGGTCTTTCCGAAGGCTTCTGGAAAGCTCCGATGTCTGTTGCCGGGACGTATGCCGCACTCGCTGGCAAGTATGCCAAGGTGCTCTCAATTCCCGATACCGCCGTGACGGGCCTCCATTACGTGAAGTCTTGGGCCGCCAAGCATAAGGGCGCTTCGCTCCCGGGCGGTCAGCTGTTCCGCTTCTGCACGGCTTGGAAGGGCAAGGTCGATCCGATTCTCTCGGAGGCTGGCTTCAGCGCTCGCTGCCCGGTGTTCAAGAACTTTGTGGACAAGCGTGACAAACAAGTTTACAAGGTCAAGGAAATCGGTGGCGTAGATTGGTTCGTCGAAAACTTGAACTACAATGATCCTGATGGCTCGATTTGCTACGACCGCGATGATGCGAACTGCAAAACGTTTGGCCGCCTTTACACGCAAGAAGCCGCCAAGAAGGCTTGCCCGGCAGGCTACCATCTCGCCACGGATGCGGACTGGAAAAAGCTTGAAGAATACGCCGGTGGCGCACGCTCTGCGGCACTCAAGCTCAAGAGCAACGGCAGTGACGATTATGCATTCACGGCCATGTTCGGTGGCTACGCCAACAAGACTGGCGTCTGCACGACGATGGGCGAGGGCGCCTACTTCTGGACTGCCGATTCCGAAGAAGATTCTCGTGGCAAGGCTCGCACAATGTTCAGCTCCGATAAGGATGTCGGCTCCATTTCCGTGGATCCGAGTTTCTATCTTGCGGTCCGTTGTGTAGCCGGAGCTGAGTAA
- a CDS encoding aminotransferase class V-fold PLP-dependent enzyme — protein sequence MNAEVLRNEFPMLVAGDKEAKPLAFLDSTATTQKPASVIDAMDDFYREHYSSVKRGVYRLSARTTEAFEKTRKDVAKFINAKSEDEIVFTRGTTESINLVAWSYGRKFFEAGDEILISGLEHHANIVSWQLVAEMKGAKIKVIPVRDDGDLDLSKLPELLTPRTKMVAVAHVSNSVGTVNPIAEIIATTRKLAPQAKVLIDAAQSSSHIKIDVQKLDCDFLAFSGHKMYGPTGIGVLYGEYDVLDSMPPWHGGGEMIKNVTFEKTTYADVPARFEAGTPAIAEVIGLGKAIEWLNNVGLDNIRKHEEQITQYALKQLAEIPQVKVLGNPKERGALISITLDGIAVGDAAMILDEENVAVRSGHHCAQPVMDRFGVDATLRLSFGVYTLERDIDRFVAGIKRVVRLFA from the coding sequence ATGAACGCAGAAGTCTTACGCAATGAATTCCCGATGTTGGTCGCAGGCGACAAAGAAGCAAAGCCGCTCGCCTTTTTGGACAGCACCGCCACAACCCAGAAGCCCGCAAGCGTCATCGACGCGATGGACGATTTTTACCGCGAGCACTACAGCTCCGTGAAGCGCGGGGTTTACCGTCTCAGCGCACGCACTACCGAAGCCTTTGAAAAGACCCGCAAAGACGTTGCGAAGTTTATCAACGCAAAATCCGAAGACGAAATCGTCTTTACTCGCGGCACCACCGAAAGCATCAATCTCGTTGCCTGGAGCTACGGACGCAAGTTCTTTGAAGCGGGCGATGAAATTTTAATCAGCGGTTTGGAACACCACGCCAATATCGTAAGCTGGCAGCTCGTCGCCGAAATGAAGGGCGCAAAGATCAAGGTCATTCCCGTCCGCGATGACGGCGATTTGGACTTGAGCAAGCTCCCCGAGCTTCTCACGCCGCGCACCAAAATGGTCGCCGTTGCCCACGTGAGCAACTCCGTAGGCACAGTGAACCCGATTGCAGAAATCATTGCAACCACCCGCAAGCTCGCCCCACAAGCAAAAGTTTTGATAGACGCCGCCCAGAGCTCTAGCCACATCAAGATTGACGTGCAGAAGCTCGACTGCGATTTCCTCGCTTTCAGCGGCCACAAGATGTACGGCCCGACTGGCATCGGCGTTCTTTACGGCGAGTACGACGTGCTCGACAGCATGCCGCCATGGCACGGCGGTGGCGAAATGATTAAGAACGTCACGTTCGAAAAGACGACTTACGCTGACGTCCCGGCTCGCTTTGAAGCTGGCACACCTGCCATTGCCGAAGTCATCGGCCTCGGGAAAGCCATCGAATGGCTGAACAATGTTGGCCTTGACAATATTCGCAAACACGAAGAACAAATCACACAGTATGCTCTGAAGCAGCTCGCCGAAATCCCGCAAGTAAAAGTCCTCGGCAACCCGAAGGAACGCGGAGCGCTTATCAGCATTACGTTGGATGGCATCGCCGTCGGTGATGCAGCCATGATTCTTGACGAAGAAAACGTCGCCGTGCGCAGCGGTCACCATTGCGCGCAACCGGTAATGGACCGTTTTGGCGTAGATGCCACGCTCCGCCTGAGCTTTGGCGTTTAC